GACCCGTGGCCGCCGCCGGGGGCCGCCCTTCCTGTGGTCTGGGACGAGGAGGAGGAGCGTCGGTGGAACGCCATTGTCGCCGCCGTGCGCTCGTCCCCCCTGCGCCGCGAGCTTCGCCCCTCCCGCGTCGTCGGCACGGAGCTGCCGCTCCTGCGGGTCCGCGGCTTCACGGCGGGCGAGGAGCGCGCCGACCTCGTCGTTCGGATCCCGGGACCGGCGGGGGAGCTTCAGGTCGTCGATTACAAGACCGGGGAGCGCGATCGGTCGGTCGAGGAGGCGTACTTCCGCCAGCTGCGGGAGTACCGCGACATACTCGCCGAGGCGTGGCGCGTTCCCGTCCGGGGCATCCTCTGGTACGTGGAAACGGGCGAGGGGGTGGAGGTCGCCTGAGCGGGCCTCGTCCTGAGCGGGCCTCGTCCTTGAACCCGATGGTTCATTCGGGCATCATTATACGAAACCAGCGATGAGGGGGATGGAATGACCCGAAAAGCGTCCGAAAGCGAAGAGGAGTATTTCGCAAGGCTCGAGTTCGAGCGGAGAAAGCATGTCGAGGAGGAGAAGCACCGGCAGATGGCCGCGGAGGAGAGGAGGAAGCGGCAGGAACTGCACTACATGCACTGCCCCAAGTGCGGGATGAAGCTGATCGAGATCGACTACAAGAGCCTGAAGATCGACCGGTGCTCCGCGTGCGACGGCGTCTGGCTGGACGCGGGGGAGCTCGAGGCCGCCGTCGAACTCGAAAAAGGATTGCTGGGGAGGATCTTCGGCCTTTAGGCTTTAACCCACCCGCTTCAGGTAGATGAGCTTGTCGTCGCCCTCCGCGTAGTAGTCGGGGAGCCGGGCGGCGAGGGTGCAGCCGACCTTGTCGTAGAATTGCCGCGTGGAGCCGTAGCTCTCCTTCGAAGACGTTTCGATCACCAGGAGGTACCCCGCCCGCCGCCGGACCTCCTCCTCGACGAACGACAGGATGGCGCGTCCGTACCCCTTCCCCATCCGGTCCGTCCGCGTCGCGATCCAGTACAGGTCGAAGGTCCCCGTCGTCATCGCGTTCTTCCCGAAGCAGGCGTACGCGACCACGGTGCCGTCGTCCTCCACCAGAACGTATGGGTGGTAGTCGTCCTGCCCGCTCTGCGTGAGCGCGACGTCCACCAGCTCCATCGCCACGTCCAGCTCGAACGGCTTGAACGCGTCGGTCCCCGCGATGAGTTCCCGGATCGCCTCGCGGTCCCCCGGCTCGATGCGGCGGATGCGCGTCACCGCGCCCCCAGGGCCACGCCCAGCCGCAGGATCTCGAGGACGAGGTCCGGGTAGGAGAGCCCCGCCGCCTTCGCCGCGCGGGCCATCCCGGCGTCGAGCGAGATGTCGGGGTTCGGGTTCACCTCGAGGACGAACAGTTCCCCTTCCGTGTTCATCCGGAAATCGACCCGGGCGTAGCCGGCGAGCCCGAAGATCCGGGCGCACTCCAGGGCGAGCTCCGAGAGCCGCGCGGTGGTTTCCGGCGTCATGCAGGCGGGGCAGACCGGGGCGATCTCCGCGTACGAGGGGTGCGTCGAATCCCACTTCGATTCGTAGGTGCACAGGCGCCAGCGCGGGTTCCGGTACACCAGCTCCGCGGGGGGAAGCGACCGGTGCGGGTCCGCCGCCGTCCCGTTCCCGAGCACGCCGACGTTGAACTCCCGGCCGCCGACATACTCCTCCGCGAGCGCGTCCTGGCAGATCACCTCCTTGAGCCACCGGACCTGCCGGCGGAGCCCGGCGAGGTCCTGTACGAAGCTGTCCTCGGTGATCCCGGCCGAGCCGTCCTCGTTGGCGGGCTTGACGACCAGCGGGTACGGAATCTCCGGGTCGCCGCCGGGATCGGAGGTGTAGAGGCGGGAGCGCGGGGTGGGAACCCCGTTGGCGACGAGCAGCTGCTTGGCGAGCGCCTTGCTGTTGCAGATACCGAGCGCGAGCGGCCCGTTCCCGGTGTAGGGTAGGCGCATCAGCTCGAGGAGCGCGCAGGCGTGGAGCTCCATTTCGGGCGAGAGGTACGGACACTCGCTCAGGTTGAAGACCGCCTCGGCTCCCGAGGAGCGGAGCCGCGTGACCAGCTCCCCCGGGTCCTTCCCGAACATGAGCGTAAAGGCGTCGTGCCCGCCCGTGACGAGCGCGTCGACGACCGCCTTCGCGCTGACCGACAGGTCCATGCCCTCCCGGTTCTCTTCTTTCACGTCCTTGATCGACTCGAACACGGAGGTGTAGAGGACGGCGACGCGTGCTCCCTTTGTCGCGACGGGGCTCACGACGCCGCCATCCCGAGGCGGGAGAGGGCGTGGGACAGGATCTCCCCGACCAGGGACGTGTAAGGTATGCCCATCCGGTCCGCCATGATCGGCAGGTCGCCGTACCCCGGGGAAAGGCCCGGCAGGGGGTTGCACTCGATGAAGTGCGGCGCGCCCGAAGCGTCGAGACGGAAGTCGATCCGGGAGAAGTCGCGGCATCCGAGGGCCCGGTAGATCCCCAGCGCGCATCGCTCGATCTCCGAGAGGACCGTTCCCGGCAGCGCGGGCGGAACACGGTACGCGACGCGGTTCTCCCAGTCCCTCTTCACCTCGAGGGAGTAGACGAACTCCGCCGGGGGGACCGTCTTCGGAACGATCTCCATCATCCCGGCGACCCGGGGCGGATCGTTTCCCAGCACTCCCACCGTGACCTCGGCTCCCGGCACGAACGCTTCGACCATCGCCTCCTGGCGGTACGTTTGGGTGACGAACCGCACCATCTCCCTCGCCTGGTCGAGCGACGTTGCGCGCGAAGCGATCCGAACCCCTTTGCTGGATCCTTCGAAGGCGGGTTTCACGAAGACGGGGAAGGGAAACGGCAACGAATCGACCTCCTCCGCGCGCCGGAAGAGCCGGAACGGCGGGGTGGGAAATCCTCCGTGGTCCACGAGGCGCTTGGCCACCGGCTTGTCGAGGGTGACGCAGAGCGTCTGCGGATCGGATCCGACATACGGGATGCCGAGCATCTCGAGGACCGCCGGGACGTGCGCCTCGCGGCACCGCCCTCCTTCCCCTTCCGCGACGTTGAAGACGATGTCGGGGGCGGCGCACCGCGCGGCGTCGGCGAACCCGCGCCCGGCGGGAAGACGGCGGACGTCGTGGCCCAGTCGGGAGAGGGCGTGCTCGATGTGGGCCACCGTCGCTTCGGAGTCGTACTCCTCGAAGGCGTCCTCGGGCAGGTGGTCGGGCGTGTCGGCCGGTTTTACGTTGAAGGCGAGCCCGACTCGCACCGGCGTTTCCTTCTGGCCATCCGCTCGTTCCCGGCGGGGATGAGCGCCCGCACCTCCCCCGTCAGGAGGCGGTAGACGTCGTTGCGCGGTGGAGGGAGCGTGGAATCGACGCGCGCGGAGGGACGTCCATCGTCCCGCGCCTCCTCGTAGCTCACGATGATCCCCTCGTAGTTCCGCAGGACCGACCGGTCCTCGCCCATCGAGAGGATGTAGTTCGGCATCAGCGGGATCTTGCCGCCGCCTCCGGGAACGTCCACCACGTAGGAGGGGATCGCGAGCCCGGAGGTGAGGCCCCGCAACGCCTCCATGATCTGGATCCCCTTCGACAGGCGCGTCCGGAAGTGGTCCAGTCCGCGCACCATGTCGCACTGGAAGAGGTAGTAGGGGCGGATCTTCGCCCTCAGCAGCTCCGTGTTGAGCTTGCGGATGATCTCGGCGTGGTCGTTGACGCCCTTGAGCAGGACGGTCTGGTTGTTCACGGGCACGCCCGCGCGAAGGAGCCGGTCGCACGCCTGGCGCGCCTCGGCGGTGACCTCCCGGGGGTGGTTGAACTGCGTGTTCAGCCAGATGGGGCCGTACTTCTCGAGCACCGCGCAAAGCTCGTCGTCGATCCGCATCGGGAGGACCGCCGGCACGCGGGTGCCGATCCGGATGATCTCGACATGCGGGATCCTGCGGAGGCACTTCAAGATGTACTCGATCCGCTCGGTCGGAAGCGTCAGCGGGTCCCCGCCCGAGACGATGACGTCCCGGATCTCCTCGTGGCGCCGGATATAGGCGAACATCTTCGACAGCTCGAACTCGGTCTTCGCCGCTTCGCCGAGCGCCCAGATCCGCTTCCGCGTGCAGTGGCGGCAATACATCGAGCAGAAGTTGGTGACGACCATCAGGCAGCGGTCCGGGTACCGGTGGGTAAGCCCCGG
The sequence above is a segment of the bacterium genome. Coding sequences within it:
- a CDS encoding zf-TFIIB domain-containing protein; translation: MTRKASESEEEYFARLEFERRKHVEEEKHRQMAAEERRKRQELHYMHCPKCGMKLIEIDYKSLKIDRCSACDGVWLDAGELEAAVELEKGLLGRIFGL
- a CDS encoding GNAT family N-acetyltransferase, which translates into the protein MTRIRRIEPGDREAIRELIAGTDAFKPFELDVAMELVDVALTQSGQDDYHPYVLVEDDGTVVAYACFGKNAMTTGTFDLYWIATRTDRMGKGYGRAILSFVEEEVRRRAGYLLVIETSSKESYGSTRQFYDKVGCTLAARLPDYYAEGDDKLIYLKRVG
- a CDS encoding ATP-grasp domain-containing protein is translated as MRVGLAFNVKPADTPDHLPEDAFEEYDSEATVAHIEHALSRLGHDVRRLPAGRGFADAARCAAPDIVFNVAEGEGGRCREAHVPAVLEMLGIPYVGSDPQTLCVTLDKPVAKRLVDHGGFPTPPFRLFRRAEEVDSLPFPFPVFVKPAFEGSSKGVRIASRATSLDQAREMVRFVTQTYRQEAMVEAFVPGAEVTVGVLGNDPPRVAGMMEIVPKTVPPAEFVYSLEVKRDWENRVAYRVPPALPGTVLSEIERCALGIYRALGCRDFSRIDFRLDASGAPHFIECNPLPGLSPGYGDLPIMADRMGIPYTSLVGEILSHALSRLGMAAS
- a CDS encoding KamA family radical SAM protein, whose amino-acid sequence is METHPGDVAVPLRRPKGRTAPVGLPWPQVSREQWNDYRWQLAHRITSVDELAGLCRIPAEDMQRLSRVTDIYRLAVTPYFLSLIRFDDPDDPIARQSIPSAEEVFGAESGEDDPLEEEKDMPVPGLTHRYPDRCLMVVTNFCSMYCRHCTRKRIWALGEAAKTEFELSKMFAYIRRHEEIRDVIVSGGDPLTLPTERIEYILKCLRRIPHVEIIRIGTRVPAVLPMRIDDELCAVLEKYGPIWLNTQFNHPREVTAEARQACDRLLRAGVPVNNQTVLLKGVNDHAEIIRKLNTELLRAKIRPYYLFQCDMVRGLDHFRTRLSKGIQIMEALRGLTSGLAIPSYVVDVPGGGGKIPLMPNYILSMGEDRSVLRNYEGIIVSYEEARDDGRPSARVDSTLPPPRNDVYRLLTGEVRALIPAGNERMARRKRRCESGSPST